The Temnothorax longispinosus isolate EJ_2023e chromosome 12, Tlon_JGU_v1, whole genome shotgun sequence genome includes a window with the following:
- the LOC139823230 gene encoding uncharacterized protein encodes MTEILNIGSEPVFDDRIVKIETHTYNLYADTTFDYSDEIRIPIQQQDLYTLPCKSFLYIEGTLTVTRAADQVDNVVLGTNCVTFMFDEIQYELDGMEIDRCRNVGITSTLMNYVTVSSNRSVILRNAGWEPHNNPNGYFNSCVPLNLLLGFCEDYKRVVINARHELILIRARNDNNSLVGSLALEPTIKILKIQWRMPHVVLNEINKLSMLRALEDGRYLSMGFRS; translated from the coding sequence ATGACGGAAATTCTCAACATTGGAAGCGAGCCGGTCTTTGACGATCGCATCGTCAAGATCGAGACTCACACGTACAACCTGTACGCCGACACAACGTTTGATTATAGcgacgagatacgaatacccatacaacagcaggatCTGTATACATTGCCGTGCAAAAGTTTTCTCTACATCGAAGGAACATTGACGGTGACCAGAGCAGCCGACCAAGTCGATAATGTGGTATTGGGTACTAATTGCGTCACGTTCATGTTCGATGAGATTCAATACGAGCTCGACGGTATGGAGATTGATCGTTGCAGAAACGTAGGAATAACCAGCACGCTCATGAACTACGTTACGGTATCGTCCAACAGAAGCGTGATCCTGCGAAACGCGGGCTGGGAACCACATAATAATCCGAACGGATATTTCAATTCCTGCGTACCGCTCAACTTGTTACTGGgattttgcgaggattacaaacgcgtggtgatcaacgctcgtcacgaattgATCTTGATACGAGCGCGCAACGACAACAATTCCCTGGTGGGAAGTCTCGCGTTGGAGCCTACTATCAAAATACTCAAGATACAatggcgaatgcctcacgtgGTATTGAACGAGATCAACAAGCTGTCGATGCTGCGCGCCTTGGAAGACGGACGATATCTAAGTATGGGTTTCCGTTCGTGA